The proteins below come from a single Halothiobacillus neapolitanus c2 genomic window:
- a CDS encoding HIT family protein — MMQQTDQPLAGSTTNEAAWKLHPQLLADSIPVTELPICAVRLLDDARFPWILLIPRIAGLTQWLDMPLEIAHQVLDEVNEAQQILQQIFTPIRINVAAIGNRVDQLHIHCVARFSNDAAWPDVVWGHGTRQPYNPLDRLTRANAIAAGLATHSQRHSSN; from the coding sequence ATGATGCAGCAGACCGATCAGCCCCTCGCCGGCAGTACTACCAATGAGGCTGCCTGGAAGCTCCATCCGCAATTGCTGGCCGATTCCATACCGGTCACAGAACTGCCCATCTGCGCTGTCCGCCTGCTCGACGATGCCCGCTTCCCCTGGATTCTGCTGATACCGCGCATCGCCGGGCTCACACAATGGCTGGACATGCCACTGGAAATCGCTCATCAGGTGCTGGATGAAGTGAATGAAGCCCAACAGATATTGCAGCAGATATTTACCCCCATTCGCATCAACGTCGCCGCAATCGGCAACCGGGTTGATCAGTTACACATTCACTGCGTTGCCCGTTTCAGCAACGATGCTGCTTGGCCGGATGTCGTCTGGGGGCATGGCACACGCCAACCGTATAACCCGCTTGATCGACTGACTCGGGCGAACGCAATCGCCGCTGGACTCGCAACGCACTCTCAGCGACACTCTAGCAACTGA
- a CDS encoding OmpA family protein produces the protein MSTQQPPPNHALNDQVTQSIQSEIELAEKTGAFSRPWHEGWEEDAHLIEDDQSFWLLTMVDLMTLLLTMFVLLAAYAYQSKDNTVTMVASSGSTQQAQKVDKTPTPQTGPMPTTQTSPGETPTQGNIPQAGNALIGKAGETVLDHAKPSAQSSSANDKASQDQARALFAGLGKDVDVSVVKGRINLRVKDNILFSSGNSALSAAGMQLLKRLADRLKAGDYPIAVQGHTDNVPIHTLQFPSNWELSAARAAAVVQELIASGVQPNRLSAIGFADTHPITSNDTASGRAENRRVDLELQLPASMLSKVIAGTNPASPTQPASQP, from the coding sequence ATGAGTACCCAGCAGCCACCGCCTAATCACGCTTTGAACGATCAAGTCACTCAGAGCATCCAGTCGGAAATCGAACTCGCCGAAAAAACAGGCGCATTTTCTCGGCCATGGCACGAAGGCTGGGAAGAAGATGCCCATCTGATCGAAGATGACCAGTCGTTCTGGTTGCTTACGATGGTCGATTTAATGACGTTGCTGCTCACGATGTTCGTCCTGCTCGCCGCCTACGCGTATCAGAGCAAGGACAATACCGTCACCATGGTTGCTAGCAGCGGCAGCACGCAACAGGCGCAAAAAGTAGATAAAACCCCCACGCCCCAGACCGGCCCGATGCCAACCACACAAACCTCGCCGGGAGAAACGCCGACTCAGGGTAATATTCCACAGGCCGGCAACGCCCTGATCGGCAAAGCGGGCGAAACGGTCCTTGACCACGCGAAACCATCCGCCCAAAGCTCTTCTGCCAACGACAAAGCATCGCAAGATCAGGCCCGCGCTCTGTTTGCCGGCTTAGGCAAAGACGTCGATGTTTCTGTGGTCAAAGGGCGCATTAATCTTCGCGTTAAAGACAATATCCTCTTTTCTTCGGGGAATTCGGCGCTCTCGGCTGCCGGCATGCAATTGCTCAAACGTTTGGCCGACCGCCTTAAGGCAGGCGATTATCCCATCGCCGTTCAGGGGCACACAGACAACGTGCCAATCCACACCTTGCAATTCCCCTCGAATTGGGAACTATCTGCGGCGCGTGCGGCGGCTGTTGTGCAGGAGTTGATCGCCAGCGGTGTTCAGCCGAATCGGCTTTCGGCCATTGGCTTTGCCGACACGCACCCGATAACCTCGAATGACACGGCCAGCGGCCGGGCAGAAAATCGTCGGGTGGATCTGGAATTACAACTGCCCGCCAGTATGCTGTCCAAAGTCATTGCGGGAACCAACCCCGCATCCCCAACCCAGCCTGCAAGCCAGCCATAA
- a CDS encoding EAL domain-containing protein, whose translation MRIVPLSLQFLMFLGLQVALSLGLVFYLNTLATNNFQTFQRASSGFVESSKTIETLRKSFAATSAEIEQITSQFSAGQRVDVRDQVLALQQVAAAIRTDTALASLREAAGTQVMALSKSIDQQAQALINAASATASATPAEVKDIQSQLRQERSRIMVDDFGALISAANQNLEDTMALLRGATESLSSQYQTLLILFIVLQIALMMTALWYFNYQIKQLADITDRLIDGEATAALPQQKRHDQIGRLARAVQHFRTTLITLSDSREQLKAILKKHDQETLSRRRAEKQLTLAASVFENVQEAVLLTDISGHVTRANPVALEMLHSTEKQLASKPLLEFLLNHDATVVEPLWRQVLDQGYWSGEVEFTPEKSSTITALISIKLMGEAREGRGHVIFVLNDHTEIRAREAKMRFLAEQDTVTGLYNRHYFITQGEKRIAQHPNSSFSIILIGIDNFRSINDALGHHDGDQVLVEIGRALAALLPASAVLARVDGDEFAFYWTPKDEQNHEEELRAFAEHALASARQPLHVNSYQITLKLSAGTSTYPNDGDNIEDLIKTNDIALSMAKSEGGDRLYMHGAQAQNLARRRFMLQQALDKALGKRELRLSYQPQVSLANGQINGFEVLMRWRHGGEWVSPEEFIPLAEETDTIVRITEWAFTEACNRIREWQRQTEETFNLSLNLPPRLLLTDKIDERLVNIAKKAGLPLSSITLEITESSFGNDPSLMSDQLHRLAMQGFTIAIDDFGTGYSSLAYLSTLPISKIKIDKKFVDLISEDAESCKLLKSIFAMAESLELDIVVEGVETADQLVLLKKFDVRVDIQGFVFEPAQNEDFWEGLFLEGKTHVYEVPELRSPKPKTAAESNNPLTFN comes from the coding sequence ATGCGCATCGTGCCTTTATCGCTCCAATTCCTGATGTTCCTCGGCCTCCAGGTCGCCTTGAGCCTCGGTTTGGTTTTCTATCTCAACACACTGGCCACTAATAACTTCCAGACCTTCCAGCGTGCGAGTTCGGGATTTGTTGAGTCCAGCAAAACCATCGAAACTCTACGGAAATCATTTGCCGCCACCAGCGCAGAGATCGAGCAGATCACCAGCCAGTTTTCGGCGGGGCAGCGCGTCGATGTTCGCGATCAGGTACTTGCACTTCAGCAGGTTGCGGCGGCTATCCGCACCGATACCGCGTTGGCCAGTCTGCGTGAAGCGGCGGGCACACAGGTCATGGCGCTTTCAAAAAGTATCGATCAGCAGGCACAAGCATTGATCAATGCCGCCTCGGCAACGGCATCTGCCACACCCGCCGAAGTCAAAGACATACAAAGTCAGCTACGCCAGGAACGCAGTCGAATCATGGTGGACGATTTCGGTGCGTTGATCAGCGCCGCGAATCAGAATCTGGAAGACACCATGGCCCTGTTGCGCGGTGCGACCGAATCGCTGAGCAGCCAGTACCAGACCCTGTTGATCCTGTTTATCGTGTTGCAGATCGCGCTCATGATGACGGCGCTGTGGTACTTCAATTATCAGATCAAGCAGTTGGCCGACATTACGGATCGACTGATCGATGGCGAGGCCACCGCAGCCTTACCCCAACAGAAACGTCACGATCAGATCGGTCGTCTGGCCCGAGCCGTTCAGCATTTTAGAACCACGCTGATCACTCTTTCCGATTCACGCGAGCAACTCAAAGCCATCCTGAAAAAGCACGACCAGGAAACTTTGAGCCGCCGCAGGGCAGAAAAGCAGCTCACACTGGCAGCTTCGGTGTTCGAGAACGTACAGGAAGCCGTTCTGCTGACCGATATTTCAGGACACGTCACCCGAGCAAACCCGGTGGCCCTTGAAATGCTGCACAGCACAGAAAAACAATTGGCAAGCAAACCACTGCTTGAATTCCTGCTAAATCATGACGCAACCGTAGTTGAGCCGCTTTGGCGACAGGTTCTGGATCAAGGATATTGGTCTGGTGAGGTGGAATTCACGCCAGAAAAATCCTCGACCATCACGGCGTTAATATCGATCAAGCTCATGGGTGAGGCACGTGAAGGCCGAGGCCATGTGATTTTCGTACTCAACGACCACACAGAAATTCGGGCACGTGAAGCAAAAATGCGTTTCCTCGCCGAGCAAGACACCGTAACCGGGCTATACAACCGTCACTACTTCATTACGCAGGGCGAGAAACGGATTGCGCAGCATCCGAACTCATCGTTCAGCATTATTTTGATCGGTATCGATAATTTCCGCTCCATCAATGATGCGTTGGGTCACCACGATGGCGATCAGGTCCTTGTCGAGATCGGGCGGGCCCTTGCAGCCCTGTTGCCCGCAAGTGCGGTACTGGCGCGTGTCGATGGTGATGAATTTGCCTTCTACTGGACGCCCAAGGATGAACAAAACCACGAAGAAGAACTCCGCGCATTCGCCGAACATGCGCTTGCTTCGGCTCGACAGCCGCTTCACGTCAACAGCTATCAGATCACGTTGAAACTCAGTGCTGGGACGAGCACCTATCCCAACGATGGCGACAACATCGAGGATCTGATCAAAACAAACGATATCGCCCTGTCGATGGCCAAATCAGAGGGCGGCGATCGTCTTTATATGCACGGCGCGCAGGCTCAAAATCTTGCGCGGCGACGGTTCATGCTGCAACAGGCTTTGGATAAGGCCCTGGGCAAACGCGAGTTGCGCCTGAGCTATCAGCCTCAGGTTTCCCTGGCGAATGGTCAAATTAACGGATTTGAGGTTCTGATGCGATGGCGTCATGGCGGCGAATGGGTTTCGCCTGAGGAATTCATTCCACTCGCCGAGGAAACCGACACCATTGTGCGTATCACCGAATGGGCCTTCACCGAAGCCTGTAATCGCATCCGCGAGTGGCAACGGCAAACAGAAGAAACATTCAATCTGTCACTGAATCTGCCGCCACGACTACTGTTGACCGATAAAATCGACGAGCGGTTGGTGAATATCGCCAAAAAGGCGGGTCTGCCTCTTTCATCGATCACACTTGAGATTACCGAAAGTAGCTTCGGCAACGATCCGAGTCTGATGTCAGACCAATTGCATCGTTTGGCGATGCAAGGCTTCACCATTGCCATCGATGATTTCGGTACCGGTTATTCTTCGCTGGCCTATCTGAGCACGCTACCCATTTCCAAGATCAAGATCGACAAGAAGTTTGTTGACTTGATCAGCGAAGATGCAGAGTCGTGCAAACTCCTCAAGTCCATTTTCGCGATGGCAGAATCACTGGAACTGGATATCGTGGTCGAAGGGGTTGAGACCGCCGACCAATTGGTTCTGCTCAAGAAATTCGATGTGCGTGTGGACATTCAAGGCTTTGTATTCGAACCGGCGCAAAACGAGGACTTCTGGGAAGGTCTATTCCTGGAAGGCAAGACCCACGTCTATGAAGTTCCCGAATTGCGATCGCCCAAGCCGAAGACCGCCGCAGAGAGCAACAATCCGCTTACATTCAATTAG